The Mangifera indica cultivar Alphonso chromosome 12, CATAS_Mindica_2.1, whole genome shotgun sequence DNA window TGCTTCAAGAAGCAACAACGAGGGCAGGCAAAAACtgtgaaaatttatcattaaaatgatGGTTTACTCATTATggcatatattcacatggggcaattaattgaataaataattaataaaaaaaaaccattcattttaattttaaataaaaatattaaaaattatttgttaggTAAATCTCATAATGTGGCCACCAGATCTAAAcctaactaattaaaattatttgaatttctatttttgaatttggtttTCGAATAAACTTGTTTGATTGCAATTAAGAATCATAGAAGATGCCAACAACGCAAGCAAAGTTCCAAAAGAGGCTTGAatcttaattcaatttattcaaaaattggAATACTATGGAAGAGGACAAAAATGGAATTTCATTAATATAagctgtttaatttaatttaatttaatctaatctcATTATCCATTTAGACCTTGTTTGGAATGGATTGTTTAATCCATATTATTAAATTGCTGGATTAAATTAACAATTCTTGCATCCCCTAATGAAACATAAATGTTGAGTATTCTAAGCTAGCTCTAACAAGTAGGACCTTCTTTAATCACTTAAGAGCATTCTAAATTGCAAATTTTCTGGCATGTTTCCCTACTAATAACTATTTTCCTAAGTTCTTAAATCTATTATACTTAATTTGTCTATTTTTCTAATAACACTATTGGGTGGTTATTAAGATTCAATGCCCCAACTTAACTTTAAGAATGACCAAGTTTAGGGTAAAACTTATGATAAACTTTAGCTCAAAGATCACatataaaagtttcaaaaacattCAAATTCGTTCATTCCCTTTTGATTCTTGTGTGCAAATATTACCCCATTAGGCCAAGTTTATAGAAAAGagatacaaaattatacacacaGAACATTAGAGAATTTATTTGGATTCCTAGCTTAGGTAGTTTGCACCTATACATGCAAGAAATGAGAGATATGGATGACAAGGATGACGATGATAAGGTTGAACAGGAAGAATACTTCACCGAAAATACAATTGCATTTGAATATActagataaaaaataagatatctCAAACACTTAATCAAATAGTCAATGTTATAGAAATAATGGGTTTATTCTTAGATAACATTTACTACTATCAccacaaattatattaagttgTTGAAGCATCTCCCAAGATTTGCCCATTGTTTATGTTTGCTACAAAGGTGTTTGTTGTTCCATATTTAAGAAAAGTTTTTGTTGCACTAGAAGATGATGATCTTCTGTTGTCATGGCTTGAGAAGCtacaaaaagagaaacaatGACAACCTTCATCCATTAGTTTTAGCTAGTTTGATTTTTATCTAGTTATCCTGTTCTTGTTGACTATTTGTGATGGGTtgttataattatgaattaaaattttgcatttgaATACATGatttatctgtttttttttttaaagtaatttttataaagtttcataagtatgaaagagattTAAACCCAAGTTTCATAtctgaaagttttaatactttaCTGATTTTGTTAACCTCTGTTTTTTACACGACCTATCTGTtgctaatatttattttacgtattattgtaaaaattgagggaattgaagaagaaaatgttggCTTTAGTTGTTATAGATGTTTTTAGTGTATAGTATATACACATATGTATTTATGAGTGGATAACAAATTGCGGTTCTTATATTAAATGACCATATAGTTCGTTGTCGTGAAATGTGTTTacaatgaaaaaatatgttttttttgttagtttatgtaGAAtgttagaaaaagttatgaattTCTAGCtccatataaagaaaaaaagataccATCTTCCTTTTTCAATTTGGATAGCCCTTTCAAAATGTACAAGagttgtttaataaaaaaacatttatcttTGTAAAGTATGATAGAGAGAACCTTTGGTACAtgataaaataaacatgtaattttggattaaaatgtCATACATTGATTTCGAACATTAAGTTTCATCTATTACAACAACTATTGATGATTCGTAATTTCACTTACGAATAAATCATTGAAATCGTAAGTTTGAAATATATGTTAGTCATATGAAACCGCCTTCTTAAAGTAAGAGGTTACAAATGTTGACGATGTTTCCGTTGTTGAGCAAGAGACTATTGCAAGTGAAATACAAGATGATTGGATACTAAATGATGTGTGAAATAGCATATGTTACTTTATGttgataaaatcatatataaatatatgttgataaaatcatatataaatatataatataactaactaattacaatttttattactttaatgGATTTTATATGAAGTTGATATTAGACATTTTAACATgtaaactttattatataattatggttGTTATGttagtattatatttttctagagttttcacaatttatgaatttttttttttaatataactgatatgcatattcaatattattaagtataaaagtagaataaaataacaataaaattatgtatacaattttatataatattattttatctgtaatttttaactatttaattatatgataataataataataattattatatatataaaattataaaaataatattactcataaaataataagttaGAGTAAGAGAGAGAAACACATATTTGCttagtataataatttattaaaatcttggtttagggtttaaagaaATAGAGTAtactttgaatttaatttaagaatttaagcATAATGATAAATTGGTAGATAAAGCTCTAAATACTAGAGatatttgacattttaatataaattatatttttagattatttgttaactatcacaataaaattataattattaataatgtaataactataaattatactaaatacataagaattaattatcatataattatttatttttataatacaagatgaattttattaaaagattataataattttcttcttgagGTATAAGgtaattaataattgaattaaaaaaattaattaatatcataacctatttttataaacaataaaattaaatatgtatatgtatatatatatatatatatatttacataatttagatatgtaaataatttatcattatataattaaataattttaaattaaacataaaataacatcaaattatataataatatttaaattatataaaaaatatgaatatattatattatttttatataaaatcatttgataaataaataatattatataaataaataatagataaaaatttatacatagaaaataatatatcattttaagattaggttaattagattatattatattattatataaatttatatttatacttattatatatatattatttaattataataaaataatgtacaaTAAAGTTATCGAAGTTAATTAATTAcgtatttgaatattaattgataatgatTATGTCGTTACTTTAATCAGAGACACTTACTGCTACAAATGAAGACAGAGAATGTGCTTCTTTCAACTCAAATCGTAAGTGGGTTCCACCTGTAATCATCTTAATTAACGTTAAACCTTTTTCAAATTAACCCTGACCTCCCTGCTGAGTGGGAAATTATGTGTTTAATTCtaatttacataaatttgaaaaataaattatcagcagaaatatttttcattaattacaaaaaactaattttataactttcaaatataattaattgctAATAACAAATATGATCGATTAATGAATGTCATAACCCCCTAacttgaaatgacaaatttttggtcAATAAAGACATTAATTTTGACAaggaaaatactaaaaattaaacattaaaatggactatataaatttttttttcttttaatcatgaataaaatatcttaaaaatattataaattatgtattgaTAATGCACAGATGGCAGGCAGATTACGCAGCAGCACCAACGTCTCCATCCACCGTGCCGTCTTACTCATTCTCTGTGCCgaatatttttcttacaaatttttTGAACTGTCTCAAAGCAGCCCTGAAACCTTAATAAAAGCACCTTGTCGTCAACATTCTCTACCtcctctctttctctccttACTGTTTACTCTCCTTTTGTTGGGACTTGGGTCcctcattttctctttcaaactCAGAGCTCGCTCATTATTAAATCTTCTTCACGCAGCTCCCAAAGCTAAGCCAAACCCtcctctcttttctcttctctcctttttttgTGGCTGTTATTTTTGTGGCTGTCAAATGGCCGCGTTTGAGTCCTTAAAAGATGACGTTTTCTGGTTAccttcaaagtttgaagatGCACTTCTCGTGGATAAAGAAAATACCCCTGTTGTGATGAAAGGTTTTGTGAAGAGAGATGCTGAGATGGAGAAGCCCACCAGTCTCTGTTTCCCTACTGAGTTTCCTTACGAGTTTGACTCGTTCGATTCAGCTCTCAGTTGTCCGGTGGAGTCAGTGAACGGTCCAACTGAGACGGAGAACACCAGCGACGAGGAGGACTTCCTTGCCGGGTTAACTCGCCGTCTCACTCAATCCTCAACTCAGAAGCTCGCTGTCCCTGGTCTCACTAAAGACAAGCTCGAGGTCTACTGCAGCAAATCCTTGTTTGTCGATTTTACttcatgtttttaaaaatttttaagctcTTGTTCTGACTTCTGACGCTTCTCTCTTTTGACCAGAGCTGGGTTATGGCCGGGTCACCCGAGTCGACTCTGAGTGGAATAGGGAGCTGGTCAGTGTCAAGCAACGGAAGCCCAAACGGTTCCTCTTCTCCTCCGTCGACGCCGTTTGGTGAACAAAACGACACGTGGGACCTTATATCTGCCGCCGCAGGACAGGTCGCTAGGTTGAAGATGAGTCACGGAGGCGTCAAATACGACGTCAACAACAGCCATGGCGGAGGCCTTATTGCTGCTCCTATGACCACTCCAAGCCCCGTGCATGTTATCAAAAGCCCCAACTCTGGCTCAGATTCGAGCAAATCTGGTAATTATAGCCCTGCTCAAACAATTCAGGTGAgttattttgaaagaaaatttaaccACATACATGATTTAGAACTTCAATTAAATGTAACTGATAAATAAGCATACATTACTGCAGTATCAGATGCTAAGGCCTCACAACGGCGGTTTAAACAGTGTGATGCGGGGAAGACAGCAAGTGAGGTCAACGTGGTCGACTCAGCCACAGCCACAACAGATCCAGAGTAAAGCCAGAAGTGTTGTTTATGAAAACGCGAGATGTGGGCGTTCTGTAGTCTTGTCTCAAGCTGCATGGCCTCCGCTTCAAGTTCAgcaacatcaacatcaacaaccACAACACTCTGCTTCGGCCATGAAACCTGTGTTTCTTGGTGGATCTGCTGGCGTCAAAAGAGAATGTGCTGGTACTGGTGTGTTCTTGCCGCGGAGATATGTTAACAACCCTTGCGATTCTCGCAAAAAATCAGGTAACAATTGAAAAGaaacttcaattttttgtaGATTTggattgtttttgtttcaattttgacTAAATACGCGGGtttattgtttttctcttcAGGCTGTTCAACTCTTCTACTATCAGCGAAGGCTGCTCAGGGTTTGAATCTGAGTGTCGAAGACATAAATGGGAATAATGCTCACTCTCACCACCGATTCAATACGGCTCTTGGTCTCCACTATGGTGGGTTGAAATAAAACTCTGTTTATTAAAGACAAGTATATATAGTTTCTCTTTTTGGTGAATTTCTTAAATGAATTTCTCTTAACTTGATAGATGCTGTAATGGCGAGAGGAACCGAGCTTTTGACCCTTCAAAAGCAACGAAGCATAAGACCTGAGGCTGCTCCACTAAATCATGAAGTACATCTTCCTCAAGAGTGGACatattgaagaaaaaaacaattagtCTCAGATTTGATCTCATTTTGTTGGAAAAAGTTAAAAGAATTAAGTATAACGTCAGTGATTTCTGAAACAGAAACATGGGATTTGGTTGTTGTAAGGTAAGAAATTAAGAAAGTGAGTGTAGTTAGTTGaagaacaataattaattaattaattatgttggaGGTTTTGTGGGGTAGATTTAGCTGAATTAAGAACAAATTACAGGAAGAAGGGAAGAGGGTTTTTGGGTGAAATAAGTGGATTTCATCTTCTGGGTTTGATGTATTCGGGCTTGTAATGtcattaacttattttttgtaCAAGTTGTCTGGTTGTAGAAGGCGAATCCACAACCCTCTTGATGTAAATTATATCCCTTGgcagatataattttaataagaaatatttattattattattttatttatctttatttctcaCAATTTCCATGTCAGTTTGgctttacctttttacccttctCCCAAACTTGAAATCCgaaaagaaattataatgaatttcaAGGCCTGAGATAATGTTTTTAAAGAAGTGTGTACTTTAAAAagcatattaaaataaaaaggggaTTGCTTCAGCGTGAAGCAGGGGTGGGTAGGGACGGACTGTGATGGAGTAATGTTTGAGTTTGCTcgtttaagattttttttttaataagaaattttatttttaagtaaaattaattatattaaataaataaaattttaataattttgttaacccTTGAAGTCTGACTTCTCGTTAACTTAGTTACGTTTCCCTcttctttttattcaaaaaagtCATCTTTAGTTGCTCTGTGTTCGTCAGTttttcaatcttcttttcatacCAAATCCATTTCTTAATTTACTTCCGGCTTCGAAATTAGTATTTAACTGGGCTGGGCTGATCTCAAGTGTTTGACAGAAAGGCAAATGGAAGAATCAATGCAATAAATTAAGTTAGTTTACATTATATTCAGAACCAAAACCAAtgtgttaataattttatagatgGGGTTTCAGTGTTAGCTGGGTCAGCATAGCAGCGAGCGGTTTTGAACAATTTCATCCTCAAGATTTTAAGACTGTACAAACACAATCAATACTTTCGAAAAGTGACCAATACACCCAAATACCTTATTATTTAAATGACTATATAAATCTCCCTTTGTCCACTGTTTCCTTttcgattttattttaaatatacggaagattttgatttttttttttatgacttcATCCTTATCATATTATACTTCTTTTTCCcgtttttattttcttccattttaattgttttgattaattattaaaataataagattataaatatttatttttatatctaatttgagtatacaaattatatattaatatataattaaaaaatttaaattaaagataaaatactaaatatctaaattatgagagagagagagagagttgctcaggggaaaaagaaatagaCTCTGATCTCATTTGGAAATTGGGTTTGAAGCAGAGGCAAAGAATTAAGTTAGAGAAGCTGTCTAGTGTCAACACGTGGAAGGCTCTGAAAATTATTagaacgaaaaaaaaaaacttgattttCTTAGTagattcatttatttttaattgggcTGCTTTGATCTTGATTTCGGGTCTATGACTAGTCCGGAATAATGGCCcctttcaagatttttttttgttttttgcatACATTAGCCGAAATTGTTCTGTTCTTTAGGGGGTAGTGGCTTCATTTCTACTCTACCTCAATCACTTCATTTCTTGCTTACAACTCAcgtatacataaattattacCTAGAATAAAAGTGAAGTGGTTTATTAGATGAATAAGTACtacatgattttattaatatttgaatgatTTAGCTAATATCTGAATCAGTTCGTAAAAGTATTATTCAGTTAATAGCTATCCaagaaataatttgtttttcaataaaaaaatatatgtttttgataatGTAGTAGAAATTaacctatttttatttttatggtaacATGATGTATATTTATAAGCTTATAATGGGAGATATATTGACAAGGAAGGAAGCATTAAGATGAGAGGAGGAGGTGGAttagtttcaaaattaatgaagttaTGCATGTGATAATCataattaagattataattattttgattaaggCAACTCCACAAATGGTTAAACCAATCAAAAGTTCAACCACTCTTTATAGTGCTATCTATTGTGGGTAGCGTGCCTCAAGTTATCATGCCACTACATTGCATAGTGAAGAGTTATAATGTTGCCTATAAATTTCACCCTATCTTAATAATTAACCAATAACCCTATCTTAATAATTAACCCTACACAccacacacccccccccccccccccccaaaaaaaaaaaaatcagtagGGCAAAAATAGAGTTGCTAAGCACCCCTTTGTTTTGCTTGTTTGctgcaattttttctttttattattttccaaaGTCATGGGCTCTGGGTTCATTGATAAAGGCCATGGGCCTTACGAGAATGGGACTTGAGTAAAATAATGGGCCTAGAAgcttaaacacaaattattcatataatatgataatattttatataaataagtaaataattaatatatattattaaataattaagttattttaaataaataataaaataatatttaattatatgatgtaCACATTAAATGTGTATCCGTTTGTAATATTGcttataatataattgtgaattatgatttttaagGCTTGAACTTCTATTGATGAAAAACTTGTTTTTTCACAAACTCGCCTATACACCCACAATATACTTTTCTGttactaattatatattacagaGAAAGACACGTAAATTTATTGAAGAAATTGTTTAAGTGGATGATATTTCAATGACCTTAATGTCAgtttttttctctaattgtttggGCTCATGACTCCATTTTTCATGGAAGCCTTAACTTGGTTGGTCTTGACATTCTCCAGTAACCTAAATCTTCTCAAGAACTAACTACCGCTCATTTCAAAATGATGTTAAGCATTATACAGTATTTTGCTTATAAGATATCTATTTGAAAGGATACCTCTATTACCTCCGCAAAGATCCAAGCCATCTTAACTATCAATCAACCACAAGACCGATAACCAAAAACATATGATATGAAAGAAAACTttataagaagaaaatgatactcACTGTAGTTATACCTTTgtaggaaagaaataaaaaccaATGGAATGTCAAACTCTCAAGACATACCTCAAAAGCCACTTCTAACAAGATATTCACCTTTAGCCTGACCTCTACTTCAATGATTCAAGTGTTCTTCTTGCATAGATTTCTAAAAAGAGTCTAAGACAAAGATTGAGACATAACCCAAATTAGGAATCCATCCCAAGGTTGTGAAAGCTCATAGAGGAATGATGACATGCTTACAAGAAGAAGCAATAAAGATGCATAACACCTTCACACGACCATAAAAGGTACATAATGACATCAAATATAGTGGCAAGTAAGCACATGCCCCTTTTTAATTGATATGAAAGCCGTAAAGAAGCTCATCTTTTTCACTACCTTGATCCCTTTCTCCATAAGGGATTTAGACTTTGAGCTTTCCTCTTCCATTAGAGTCATAAGAAGACCTTAACTCTCACTTGTATATAGAAAAATGTAGCATATCAGATAAAACCCTATCATGGAACTTTCGGAATTAAAAAACTCACTGTCTTAAGGAACAATGACAATACTCCTCAAATCATTAAAAAGACATTCAAAAAACATTTCAATACCTACGAGAATAACAAGGGGAGAAGACTTTATTTTATGTAAGCAATTTAGGTCACTATCCTTTTATagacaaaaacaacaaaaggagAATTCACCTTAGTCATGCAAACTCGTCTACATACATGTGTTGACCATCTTAATGTGTAAACAACGCATGGCCAATTACATTTCACAAGGAAAAGGAATGATAAGATATATATACGATTCAAACGTCACCAAGTCATATTATTGCACGTCTCATAAAAAAGCTATGATAAATCTCTAAGTGGCAACATCCCTTCAAAGTAGAAAATTCTCAAAATTCTTGAAATCCTCTTTGCACTTTAAGAACTAGAGTCTAATTGTCATACGGTTTATTCGAGCTCTCAAGATTTCTATTCGAGGCTTATCTTCAAATGAGTTCAAGATGTCATTCAATGTTCAGATGATACTTTAGACGATCCCTATCTAGTATTTAGTAAGGGAAATAGGAAAATCCCCTCAAGTTGAGATAACCAGTAGACTTTCACTAAAAAAGAGATCTGTCTAGGATCttctataaatattttgatcCTATTCTGCATCAATAATGACACAGTAGAATATATCTTCATCTTTCTAAGCGGGATATTTCCAATATtcacaatatttatttttgaataaattgaaatacgaatacattaattaaaatctcAACAGAATCATGAATCCTTATTCTATTAGTTTGAATGTAAATTTTTCCTATGTAGTCCTATAAATgtgaaatattatttgaaaaaaatagagataacAACAAATACTAAACTATCTTAGTTATTCAATTGTAATCTAACTATACAAAGTCGTTAATCTATAatcaatatgaaaaattttgttcctAATTCATCACACAaataaggattaaaaaaaatgtttccaAGTCTTTGTACAAACAAGAAGAAGATTTGTTTTGTCCTTAAAAGTGGtctttaaagtttataaatattCTCTTTTGAGATGAAACtaagttatttgaaaaaataattattcatttatgaacaaaaatttttgtttaaaaatgagTACCCTTTAATGATGAACCAATATTTTGTCTATAATgactatttattaaaaataatttctttttcatagatattattttttaataacatagtttttatgataatttagtttgttgttccaattaattttttaggataggttttttattttttaggatgaaaattttcgtcatcttttattaaatatattctaGTGTAGATTTATGCATTTTACTCATCGAATAAAAgtgtagatttttttattttttctagatCAAATTAATGAGGACCACTCCATATTTGCACCCAACCGTTTGAACTCATTATAATACTGTGAGAGAAGTGTAACGAactaagttaaaataataatccaattattatttgaaaaagatTTATGGAGTATTACCATGAAAACTTCAATGtgctatatacataaataagttaGACCATAAGTTGAAAGTGATAACCAATATGAATGAATACAAAGGAAGGGTGCATATTGTGTTTTTCAACCATTGCTCTGGAGTTACAATTTAAATCTACCATGGTTTGCTCACATAGACTATCATTTCGATTGGTTCATCGAAGAAGACACATCTGTTGTTATTATATGACGTATGACAGTACCACAATAAGAACTCTGATTAAGTATCCATCGATCGCGAGTTCAAATGACAATCCTTAGGTACCACAATTTGATCGTTAATTGCCTACTTAATCTCCTTATGGGATAATAACCTGTGAATGCCTGAGAAGTATTTCTCCCTCAGTCAAGGCGTCCACGTGCAATCAATGTAGTTAGATACGTCCATATCTTCCTTGAAAATCAGACCAGTGACTAGCGCAAACTCCATAGGGTTGAATCGAGACTTAACACCATTTATTCTGAATCACATTTCTCTGTCTGGGTACCCACAGTTAATCATCCGAAGTAACATCGAATGTATAAAAACGACACTAAATCGTGGCTCAGTCAAATCTAATAAGTGTCCATAATAGATTATTCGAAAAATAGCTCTCTAagtaaatgttagtttattcctaattatagtcaAGATATCCATCTTTGTTTGAAGCAACATGTGCTCTCGGAATCTGTATGCATCATGAAATCTATATGCCATCTCTTGGTAGTTAATTACAAatacctaaaaaatatattaattctttaattacattaatgaaagattaatgaaagacaatcatttttaattaaagattaatcaaataaattggattattattattaaattaacatgtTTGACATCAACTAATGtaacattagaataaaaaaaattggaattagtattattaaaatgaatttttttatgagcaacatttaaaaaaaatgataggtGACAGGTAAAATTAGAATCAAACTTGACAGAGAAAATGTTGGTTGGATAAATTGAAAACTTATTATTAAGTTAATATGATTGATATCAACTAATATAacattcgaataaaa harbors:
- the LOC123192383 gene encoding uncharacterized protein LOC123192383, translated to MAAFESLKDDVFWLPSKFEDALLVDKENTPVVMKGFVKRDAEMEKPTSLCFPTEFPYEFDSFDSALSCPVESVNGPTETENTSDEEDFLAGLTRRLTQSSTQKLAVPGLTKDKLESWVMAGSPESTLSGIGSWSVSSNGSPNGSSSPPSTPFGEQNDTWDLISAAAGQVARLKMSHGGVKYDVNNSHGGGLIAAPMTTPSPVHVIKSPNSGSDSSKSGNYSPAQTIQYQMLRPHNGGLNSVMRGRQQVRSTWSTQPQPQQIQSKARSVVYENARCGRSVVLSQAAWPPLQVQQHQHQQPQHSASAMKPVFLGGSAGVKRECAGTGVFLPRRYVNNPCDSRKKSGCSTLLLSAKAAQGLNLSVEDINGNNAHSHHRFNTALGLHYDAVMARGTELLTLQKQRSIRPEAAPLNHEVHLPQEWTY